One region of Wyeomyia smithii strain HCP4-BCI-WySm-NY-G18 chromosome 3, ASM2978416v1, whole genome shotgun sequence genomic DNA includes:
- the LOC129733129 gene encoding uncharacterized protein LOC129733129, translating into MEKRLQSLKNSRAFKMTLYLDPRLNYAGSKLFSYEEKEEIQGYITELWHRIRDTSIPISETSCDLPASNLLEDENDILIAGLFGSSTVSSGDGEGSGFMQQLKAVEVEPRRGVKFDVWEF; encoded by the exons ATGGAAAAGCGATTGCAGAGTTTGAAAAACTCTAGGGCTTTTAAAATGACCCTCTATCTGGATCCGCGTCTGAATTATGCTGGCTCGAAGCTTTTCAGTTACGAGGAGAAAGAAGAGATTCAG GGTTACATCACTGAGTTATGGCACAGAATCCGAGATACTAGCATCCCAATTTCGGAAACCTCATGCGATCTTCCTGCAAGTAATTTGCTGGAGGATGAAAACGATATCCTCATAGCTGGACTTTTTGGAAGCTCTACCGTTAGCTCAGGCGATGGAGAAGGGAGTGGTTTCATGCAACAGCTGAAGGCGGTAGAAGTTGAACCTCGACGAGGCGTCAAATTTGATGTATGGGAGTTTTAG